CTTCATCTTTACTAGATTTTCGTGTGTTATTACTTGATAGTTACCAGTAGCCGTAACAAATATATCTATGTCTTCAACAACGTCATTTAAGGTGACAACGCTATAACCTTCCATAGCTGCTTGAAGAGCACAAATAGGATCAACTTCGGCAACTTTTACAATAGCTCCAAGTCCTCTCAATGACTGTGCTGACCCTTTACCTACATCGCCAAAGCCCATTACTAAGGCAACCTTACCGGCAATCATCACATCAGTCGCACGCTTAATGCTATCAACTAGAGATTCTCGGCATCCATATAAATTATCAAATTTGCTTTTAGTTACTGAATCATTAACGTTAATAGCAGGAAAAGGTAAAGCATTTTGCTTTTGTAATTGATAAAGTCTTGCCACACCAGTGGTAGTTTCCTCAGTAACACCAATAATATTACTCTTAATTCTGGAGTAGAAACTACTGTCAATTTGCAATTTAGTCTTAATAGAGTTGAATAAAGCAATTTCTTCTTCATTAGTAGGATTATCTAGAACAGACAAATCTTTTTCTGCCTTACTACCAAGTATCAACAAACCAGTGGCATCTCCTCCATCATCAAGAATCATATTTGGAGAATCCGAACCCCAATCAAGTATGTAGTGCGTATACTGCCAGTATTCATCAAGAGTCTCACCTTTTTTGGCATATACAGAGATTGCTTGGTCTGCAATAGCTGCAGCTGCATGATCCTGGGTAGAAAAAATATTGCATGAAGCCCATTTCACTTCTGCACCAAGCTCAACAAGAGTTTCTATTAATACTGCTGTTTGAATTGTCATATGAAGACTTCCAGCTATTTTTGCACCTTTGAGTGGCTTTTCAGATTGATATTTATCTCTAAGTGCCATTAATCCTGGCATTTCTGTTTCGGCGATTTTAATTTCTTTACGTCCAAAATCTGATAACGAAATATCAGCAATTACGTATTTAGGGATAGAAGTTTTAACTGAATTGGAGATAACCATATCTAATAAATTCTTTTTCCATTAAACTATAAATGATTTTTGCGTAATTTTGTGTTTGTTGAGAATTTAACAGAGACTTTAAATTTAGGAGAAAAACTCTCGCAAAAATTAAATCCAGAATCAATTGTTTTGTTACAAGGTCCAATAGGGGCAGGTAAAACCTCTTTTGTGCAAGGCATTGCCAAAGGGTTATCTATCTTAGAGGACATTACAAGCCCGACATTTGCTCTATCGCATCACTACAATTCTGGAAAAATTCCGCTAATTCATCTTGATTTATACAGGTTAGAAAATATTTCTTCAGCAAAAGAAGTTTTTTTTTCTGAAGAACAAGAGGCATTACAAAGCAAAGCTATTCTAGTTATTGAATGGCCAGAATTAATAGAACCACTTATTGAAAATTTCTGGAAAATAAAAATAAGTTATGCAAAAAATTGTGGAAGGCACTACGAGATAAGGGATCCTAAAAATTTATTAACCTTTTCATAATCTGGCTGTTGGTCGATTGCACCTTCCCCAAGACAAGTTAATAATCCACAAACACTTGCGAATTTGAGACAATCTTCTATTTCTAATTTATTTAAAGGATAGCCAGTAGAAATTAATTTTGAAATTAAGCCAGCGACAAAAGCATCACCTGCACCAGTTGTATCGATAATTTTTTGTGAATCAGGAATTAAAGTGGTTCCTTGCAATCCATTTATATACCATTCAACAGGATTCTTACCATCAGTTATTATTACATCTGGCTTTTTTGACATTTGTTGAGATATCAATAAAGGATTTTCATGCTCAAAAAACAAAGTCCCTTCTTCCTTAGCAAGTTTTAAAACATGCGAATGATTTAAAAATTTTTTAATTAAATTAATTCTCTCTTTTTTACTAATTTCTGATGAAAACCGTGAATAATCCCAAAAGACTTCTCTCCAATTCAAATCAATAATTATTTTGACTTCAAATTTATTGGCCAGTTCTAGAAGAAAAAAAATAGTCTCTGCAGATGCTGGAGATGATAATACATTTGTGCCAGTAACCAAATATTTGGTTTCTATGAAAATTTTCTCCAAATTTGGCAGTTCTTTTTCCATTAATTTCTTACTAAGAGCTTCGTCAGCGAAGCGCGAATTAGAGCTTGGTTCAAATCCTGAAAAAAAACGATCTCCAAATTGATCTCTATCTACATTGACCACGCGAGTAGATAAATCATTATCTAATTGCAAGAAATCTAAAACAACCTCCAGTTCGTTAAATTTAGTAATAAATTTTTTCCCAAAATCATCACTTCCTAAACGTCCAATAAATATTGAATCAATTTTTAATTTTCTTAATGCACAAGCAACATTAGCCGGTGCACCTCCCAAAAAATCTGTAAATCCTTGATTTGACTTATTCCTGATCCTATCTATTAAAGCCTCTCCAATACATACGACACTAGTCTTTTTCATAAAAATAAAACCCTTTTCCTTACCTAAGAATAATTAATCAAAAACAAATAATTTTTTTTTGAATTAAAGTTTAATTAATAGCTTTTTTGTAGTGTCTTTTAATAAATCTGAAAATTGGAACTGGAGAAACTGGGAAATTTCATGGTCCTTATCAAAAAAATCTACTTGCGAAAATAATATAAATATTTTGTTAATACATGGATTTGGGGCATCAAAAAAACATTGGAGACATAATCAAGATTTTCTTGGCAAAAGTTTTAATTGTTATGCAATTGACTTACTAGGATTCGGAGAAAGCAGTCAGCCTAGTGCTCTATTAAATTACGAACCTTGTAAAGAAAATTCAATTAAATATTCATTTGATTTATGGAGTAACCAAATATCAACATTTTGTTCGGAAGTAATAAAATCTCCTGTTTACCTAGTAGGGAACTCAATTGGTGGTGTTATTGCATTGAAAGCTGCTGAAATTCTTAAAAATGATTGTAAAGGTGTAATTTTAATTGATTGTGCGCAAAGAACTATGGATGATAAACGCTTGAAAAAAAGTGATATTTTGATGAATTTACTCAGGCCAGTATTAAAAACATTAGTTAGGCAAAGAATAATTAGTAATACACTTTTTACAAGAGCTGCTAATCCAAAAGTTATAAAGAAAATACTTGAACAAGCTTACCCCTCAGGAAAAAATATTGATGAAGAATTAATTGAAATACTTTATAAACCCTCTCAAAGAACAAACTCTAAAGAGGCATTTCGAGGCTTTATTAACTTATTTGATGACTATCTTGCTACAGACCTTTTCGATAAAGTTGGTACCCCAATCCAATTAATTTGGGGAGAAAAAGATCCTTGGGAATCTTTAAATGAGGCAAAAGAGTGGAAGAAAAAATTTAGGAATATTAAAAGATTAGATATTATAAATGGTGCAGGTCATTGCCCTCATGATGAGGAACCTGAAGAAACAAATAAGTTAATATGTGAATTTCTTCAAGAAACAAAATAAGCTTCTACATTATCACTAAGTCTTCTCAGTCCTCTTAATCCATCTCGCTCTAGGTTTCTTACTCGATCTCTACTAATCCCTAGTACCCTCCCTATACCTGTCAGAGACATGGGCTCATCACCGTCCATCCCATATCTCATTCTTAAAACCCTACATTGCAGATCTGGTAATTGATGCAAAAGAGAATGAAGATCTCCTCTCATACAATCCATTTCTATTTGTTCGTCTGGTAAGTCCTCACCGCCTGCTAATAAATCTAATAAAACAGTGTCTTCGCCATCACCAACTTTTGTTTCAAGACTAACTGGCTGCCCAGCTTTGCACATCAAATCTTTAACATCATCTTCAGGAAGCTCTACATATTTCGCAAGTTCACTTACTGTTGGAGTTCTAGACATTTCTTGACTCAACTCTCTTTGCCCTTTTTTCAACTTATTAAGCATTTCAGTTATGTGAATTGGTAGCCTTATTGCCCGACTTTTTTCAGCTATTGCTCTAGTAATACCTTGTCTAATCCACCAGTATGCGTATGTTGAAAACTTGTAGCCTCTGGCTGGATCAAATTTTTCTACACCTCTTACCAGTCCTATTGTTCCCTCTTGGATTAAATCTAATAATTCCATATTTCTTTTAGTATATTTTTTCGCAACACTTACTACCAACCTTAAATTAGCTGCAACCATTCTTTCTTTAGCCCTTTGTCCAGCTCTCAATCTTTTTCTTATTATGGGAGTAGCTAAATTTAATTTGTTTGATAATTCCTCAATACTTGGCTTATCTCCTGTTAATTCAATCAATTCCAATTCTGCTCTTTCGACTTGCATATATTCTTGGACTTGCCTCCCAAGAGTAATTTCTTGCTCATGAGATAATAGGGGAACTCTACCAATATCCCTCAAATAAGATCTAACAAGGTCAACATCGTTACTAGCTTTTAAACTTGATATTGTCACTAATTTATTCTCACTTAATGTTTCTGAAGGCATGAAAGTTGAATGTTGTTTTGTAAACAATACCATTAAGAAATGTAAAGTTAAACAAATAAATCCACATTTTTACAAAAATGAGAATAAATACCTAGTGAATTTAGACTAATGAAGAGTGTAATAACCATTTTGCAGTGCTTAAATAAATAAATACACCTGCAATATCAGTGACAGTTGTTATGAAAGGAGAGGACATTAAGGCTGGATCCAATCTCATTCTGTCAAACAACAAAGGTAAAATAGCACCTGTTGTAGCAGCTAAGGTTGTTATGGATATTAAACTTATTCCTACTGCAGAAGCTATTAAAGGACCTTCTCCTTGCCACCAAGCGAAGGGGAAAACTACCAGCATCATCAAAATTCCTAGAAGAGCTCCTGTTATTGCCTCCTTAATTACTGACTTAATTGCACCAAGAGACTTCAATTTTTGAGTACTTAAACCTCTAATAATAACCGTTGAACTTTGAGCGCCAACATTTCCTCCAGTACCTGTAAGCAGCGGAATAAATGCAGCCAATAAAACTATTTCTTTTAATATTTGATCATTCATGGCTATAACTTTTGTCGTCAAACCATTTGCCAAAACCAAAATTAACAACCACAAAATTCTTCTACGAGCTATCGTAAACAAACTACTTTGGAAATAATCATCTTCATCTCCAGGTTGAACTGCCCCCGCAGCATAAATATCTCTTGTTGCTTCTTGCTCTATGACATCAATTAAATCATCGACAGTTACTATCCCAACAAGTCTCTTTTCTTTATCAACAACTGGAAGTGCTAAAAAATCATACCTTTGTATTGCTCTTGCGACCTCTTCTTGATTCGTATTTGTAGAAATATTAACTACATCTCTTGTCATAACATCTCCAATTGGCTTAGAAGGATCGGCAGTGACAAGGTCTCTCAAAGAAAGAATGCCCGTTAAATGCCTTTCTTTGTCCGTAACATATAAACTATAAATTGTTTCTGTAAATGGAGCTCTTTTTCTGACTAATGAAAGAGCCTCAGCTGCTGTTTGCATCTCTTTAAGGTCTATGAATTCAGTTGTCATTAATCTTCCAGCTGTTTCAGGCTCATATCCCAGTAATTCAGCTGTTACTTTTCTTTCTCCAGGACTAAGAGCAGACAAAAATTTTCGTACAACTTTTGCAGGTAATTCATCAAATAGTTGAACCCTATCGTCAGGAGACATTTTCTCAACTATTTCTAAAACTTCTCCTGAACGAAGTCTGTCTAATAAAGTTTGCTGAACTATTGGATCTAAATATTCATAAACCTCAATTGCCTCATTTTTCTTTAACAATCTAAATGCTAATGCCTGCAATATTAATGGAAGGCTTCCAATAGCATCTGCAATATCAACAGGTTGGGAAGGTTCTAAAAGTAGCTTTGCCTCATCATAATTTCCTGCCACGAGCAATTCTTCAAGTTGAATAGTAATATTTTCTCGAGTACTTAAATCTGAAGATAAGGATGTAACCGTTTCAAGATTATTTTCATTCATACAATATAATTCCTTGTCGAAGTAACAACACCATTATATGAAATCTAAGTAATTTTTCTACTTATCCAAGAGCCTAAATACATTGTGATTAGATTTCCAATAATGATTAAATTTAAAAAAACTATAAATTCTATCCAATTTCGTTGATTGAAAATTTTGTACAAAAAATATATAAATCCGCTAAAGGATGTAAAGCAAGAAAAAAAACCACTTAATAAGATTTTTTCTCTTGAATAA
This window of the Prochlorococcus sp. MIT 1314 genome carries:
- a CDS encoding carbohydrate kinase; its protein translation is MKKTSVVCIGEALIDRIRNKSNQGFTDFLGGAPANVACALRKLKIDSIFIGRLGSDDFGKKFITKFNELEVVLDFLQLDNDLSTRVVNVDRDQFGDRFFSGFEPSSNSRFADEALSKKLMEKELPNLEKIFIETKYLVTGTNVLSSPASAETIFFLLELANKFEVKIIIDLNWREVFWDYSRFSSEISKKERINLIKKFLNHSHVLKLAKEEGTLFFEHENPLLISQQMSKKPDVIITDGKNPVEWYINGLQGTTLIPDSQKIIDTTGAGDAFVAGLISKLISTGYPLNKLEIEDCLKFASVCGLLTCLGEGAIDQQPDYEKVNKFLGSLIS
- a CDS encoding RpoD/SigA family RNA polymerase sigma factor, with translation MPSETLSENKLVTISSLKASNDVDLVRSYLRDIGRVPLLSHEQEITLGRQVQEYMQVERAELELIELTGDKPSIEELSNKLNLATPIIRKRLRAGQRAKERMVAANLRLVVSVAKKYTKRNMELLDLIQEGTIGLVRGVEKFDPARGYKFSTYAYWWIRQGITRAIAEKSRAIRLPIHITEMLNKLKKGQRELSQEMSRTPTVSELAKYVELPEDDVKDLMCKAGQPVSLETKVGDGEDTVLLDLLAGGEDLPDEQIEMDCMRGDLHSLLHQLPDLQCRVLRMRYGMDGDEPMSLTGIGRVLGISRDRVRNLERDGLRGLRRLSDNVEAYFVS
- a CDS encoding alpha/beta fold hydrolase produces the protein MSFNKSENWNWRNWEISWSLSKKSTCENNINILLIHGFGASKKHWRHNQDFLGKSFNCYAIDLLGFGESSQPSALLNYEPCKENSIKYSFDLWSNQISTFCSEVIKSPVYLVGNSIGGVIALKAAEILKNDCKGVILIDCAQRTMDDKRLKKSDILMNLLRPVLKTLVRQRIISNTLFTRAANPKVIKKILEQAYPSGKNIDEELIEILYKPSQRTNSKEAFRGFINLFDDYLATDLFDKVGTPIQLIWGEKDPWESLNEAKEWKKKFRNIKRLDIINGAGHCPHDEEPEETNKLICEFLQETK
- the ahcY gene encoding adenosylhomocysteinase → MVISNSVKTSIPKYVIADISLSDFGRKEIKIAETEMPGLMALRDKYQSEKPLKGAKIAGSLHMTIQTAVLIETLVELGAEVKWASCNIFSTQDHAAAAIADQAISVYAKKGETLDEYWQYTHYILDWGSDSPNMILDDGGDATGLLILGSKAEKDLSVLDNPTNEEEIALFNSIKTKLQIDSSFYSRIKSNIIGVTEETTTGVARLYQLQKQNALPFPAINVNDSVTKSKFDNLYGCRESLVDSIKRATDVMIAGKVALVMGFGDVGKGSAQSLRGLGAIVKVAEVDPICALQAAMEGYSVVTLNDVVEDIDIFVTATGNYQVITHENLVKMKDEAIVCNIGHFDNEIDVASLKNYPWENIKPQVDHITLPSGNKIILLAEGRLVNLGCATGHPSFVMSNSFTNQVLAQIELFNKSEQYAKEVYVLPKHLDEMVARLHLDKIGAKLTKLTKEQADYINVSVDGPYKPELYRY
- a CDS encoding CrcB family protein; the encoded protein is MKIKSCIYILLACYIATFLRLLIDNNFIISIFGSFCVGFITSQRLSYSREKILLSGFFSCFTSFSGFIYFLYKIFNQRNWIEFIVFLNLIIIGNLITMYLGSWISRKIT
- the mgtE gene encoding magnesium transporter; translated protein: MNENNLETVTSLSSDLSTRENITIQLEELLVAGNYDEAKLLLEPSQPVDIADAIGSLPLILQALAFRLLKKNEAIEVYEYLDPIVQQTLLDRLRSGEVLEIVEKMSPDDRVQLFDELPAKVVRKFLSALSPGERKVTAELLGYEPETAGRLMTTEFIDLKEMQTAAEALSLVRKRAPFTETIYSLYVTDKERHLTGILSLRDLVTADPSKPIGDVMTRDVVNISTNTNQEEVARAIQRYDFLALPVVDKEKRLVGIVTVDDLIDVIEQEATRDIYAAGAVQPGDEDDYFQSSLFTIARRRILWLLILVLANGLTTKVIAMNDQILKEIVLLAAFIPLLTGTGGNVGAQSSTVIIRGLSTQKLKSLGAIKSVIKEAITGALLGILMMLVVFPFAWWQGEGPLIASAVGISLISITTLAATTGAILPLLFDRMRLDPALMSSPFITTVTDIAGVFIYLSTAKWLLHSSLV
- the tsaE gene encoding tRNA (adenosine(37)-N6)-threonylcarbamoyltransferase complex ATPase subunit type 1 TsaE — encoded protein: MFVENLTETLNLGEKLSQKLNPESIVLLQGPIGAGKTSFVQGIAKGLSILEDITSPTFALSHHYNSGKIPLIHLDLYRLENISSAKEVFFSEEQEALQSKAILVIEWPELIEPLIENFWKIKISYAKNCGRHYEIRDPKNLLTFS